TAGAAAGTTTTTGACTAAAACACTGTAGGGCAAAGTTTTAATGAGCACGTCCTGATCTAAGCGATAGTGTATAACACAACGCTCATTCCTACCGTCTGCAGATGCCTAACAATCTTTTCACACTACTAAATGCAATTGTAGTAATTTTTCAACAAATAAATGCCACTGCACTGCTGTGATCCTCCAGCAGCCAGCGGAGGAAGTGCTATCAGAATGTTTTTCATAGTTTAGTACGGAGTTGTGTATTTGACCTTGTTCTGTCCCAGCAGTGGAAGAATagcagacagagcagtgaaAGAATGAAAGGATATGCAAACTTTGCTGAGGGAAGAAACAACACAGTGAATCTATTATGGAATATTTAAGCTTCCTCCTTGATTGACAAAGCTGGAGTCAGAGGACTTTTCAATCAGTTCATTGTCGTGTCATTATTTTTACTGGACTAGTTATACAATGGTTACCTGCATATGCATagatggaaaacaaaacaagatggtTTGTAGCACACTCAAGGCCACTGTAGTTTTCCTTCAGGCTTTGAAGTAGATGCTGATGTGTAGTGGACATTTTGTTGCAAtatacaacttcaccactaagCGCCACTAAATCCCACACACCTGATCACCACCAAACAGAATTAAATCTCTCATTTTGGCTTAAAAGCTACTTAAATGCATAActtaaatctattttaaagGTCTGGTACAGAAAAAAACCAGTAGCATAATCATAACAATTACAGGAACAGTTACAGTATCTGAGGTTTTTAAAAAGAGAATGCATGAGCATAATTGTAAGTTGTGATTTGTCTGAATCCTCTTCTATTCTTACACAGAGGAGCATCGGCAGTGACTCCCAGGGGCGTGTCACAGCTGCCAACAACCAGCGGCAGTTAGCTGGAGAGCACAAGAAGTCCTACAACTTCCTACCTCTGCATGTCAACACTAACAGGAGCAAGGAGctgctgcctccctcctcctctgccccgGCCACTCCAGCCATCACTAAGGAAGCCAAGAAGCAGAGCCCAGGACTCAGGGAGACGTTAACCCCTGTGATTCCCACCAAGGAAACTCCCAGGCTCAGCCTCGGTGGTGGCGCCGAGAGAGGGCCCTTTGTGCACCGAGCATATGGGAGAGGGGATCCACAAGTAGACAGCAGCCAGGTAATATTGTGTGCTGTAGTTTGTaaaaattttgttttaatgtcttgttgTCTGAGGATTCCGTGGAACAATGTTTGTCTAAAAAATGCACAATAAAGTTGGAGCAGTCCGTCAAACAGGTGCTGAGATATTTTAACGAATAGGTAAAATAATTAGAGATTAATTATGCTGCATTTTACAGATGTActcctttattgtcattgcaacAAAGTACATCACAATTCAGTAGCCATCCACATTTGCACTCACACAAAACAGACAATACATATAGATATTAGCTATATAAAGCTTTAACAGTTCCTGAGAAACAGCTGGTTAGTTCAGGGGGCCTGTAGATGTGTAACATCAGCAAATATACAGTAATAGTCTAGTCTGTTAATGAAGTGCAGTCAGTAACTGACATTGATGAACCCCCTGTCATTTTGTACAAAGACTCAACAACATATTAGTGATTATAACTGAAATGAATTCATTTTTGCATGTACATATGGTGAATGCCTGTGCATCACTGCTCTCAGACTTCTGTGAAACCAGAACTAGGATAAATGTGAGCGAGAgcggctgcagctgaaacttgTCTGTATTTAGGGCAATTTATAAATATGCCACCCTCGGTGCCCAGTGAGTTTTTGAGCCCAACCCTCTCTCTGCCCTTGTTTAGCGGAGTCTGAGCCGCGGCTACAGATGCTAGCTCATTTCCCCTCACGTCCGTCTTTGTCCTCTCCTCGTGTGCTCCTCTGAAACCCACACCCATACACCGCCCACCTTTCTTTGCACGGTCTCAGGTGGTGAGCAAGCTGATCCAGATCCGGGAGTACATCAGCAAGGCCAGCTCCATGCGGGACGACCTGGTGGAGAAGAACGATGTGCCGGCCAACGTGGAGCGTCTCTCTCACCTCATCGACCACCtcaaggagcaggagaagtctTATTTACGGTTCCTGCAGAAAATGCTGGTAAGTTTATCCCCTTAAAAGCTGGTTTCCTTTAGAGAATCTACATGTGTGTGCCTCACTACTGACTCTATCAGACAAACTATTTAAATTTGACTAAATGTGCTGTGTCATATGCAAAGTAGTTTTCTTATCTAACTAATAGCTCAAGTGCAACCTGTTATTCTTGGTTTCCAGGCAGCCTGCCacacatgtatttttaatgacGGTCTTTCTCTGTGGCCTGCAACAGTCAAACAGCGGAGTCATGTTTCATGGGGTGATAGATTTGGGACGTAGCATAGCGACTTGTTTTGCTGTGGGATATTTTTTGATGACTTGACACAATTGTAAGACTGaaattcactgtctcttctccaTCTCTATACTAGGCAAACATATTTTGTTGTATACATGCCTGTGTAGCTTTGTTTGAGTGAGACTGTTCTCTGTATTTAGGCACGGGAGAATGAGGAGGACGATGTAGGGACCCTGGATTCTGCCGTGGGCTCAGGTTCCCTGGTAGAGAGCACTTCTCTTAACATTGAGGTCCGCTCTTCCGATGCCTCAAATGCTATGGTGTGTACATTTGTTATGGACTGATGGTAATGCTCTGTTGACAGTATTATTACAATTGTAATTCCATGTTGTCTTTAAATTCTGACATGAGGAAGTGGAACCAAAGCACCATGTCCCTACTTTGCTGTTTTCACTGCACGTGTTCTGCTTATTTGCTTTGTCACTACCTGACTATTCTCTTCTACCATTTCTGCAGTGTGGCTCTTGTGGGCTTTGGTAGACTAAGTGTTTTTAACGGTGTGTGCATTTTCGTAGGGCGGTAGGTCCGAAGTTGTGCGTGCTGACCAGAAGGAGGAGTTGGAGAATCTGCGTAAGCAACACGAGCTGCTGAAGAAGAtgctggagcagcaggagcagctcagGGCCCTGCAGGGCCGCCAGGAGGCTCTGATGGCCATGCAGCACAGCGCAGAGCAGGCAATGGCTGTGATTGAAGACACTGGTGAGATGCACACTAACTAACATAGTCACTGACATGGTCACAGACTAATGTCATGTGCTGAGTTGAGGAAGATCATTCACACCCAAAGAAATACCTTTTATTGCAGGTTGGAATGCAACTTCATTTGTACAGCACCTCCATCATCTCAAAATGcctaaaatgttgttttgatcAACAGTGAAATCCTAAGAATAAATCCAGGAAAGTGTTTATGTCCATCTTCCTGTGCTCTGACACACAGGCACATTTATAACATGCAAAAcataacatttaaattacttttgtACGTTTTGTTCTTGTCACTAGTTGTCACAGAAACCACAGGCAGTGTATCCGGCCTGAGCATCACATCAGAACTGAATGATGAATTAAACGATTTGATCCAGCGGTTCCACAACCAGCTACATGACTCTCAGGTATAGTAGAGACAGCTGGGCGGCCATATTCCCCATGAAAAATACCTTTATGTCATCTATTAAATATTTCATACAGTAATGTACTGCAGTCTAAGAAAGAAAtgcaatttgtacaattttgtAAAGACCCTTGTTTATAAGGTTGGCATGAACAGCCACAGTCCGTCTCTTCCCTCTGACAAGTCTTGTTGGTGCTTTCACAATCTTTATTTTCTCAAGAAATATAACGTAACTGTCAAATTTAATAAGGAAGTTATAGTTTAAAACTTTCGTTATCTATGTCCTTTAGACTAAAGCGGTGCCAGACAACCGCCGCCAGGCGCAGAGTCTTTCCCTCTCCAGGGAGCTGTGCTGGTCCAGGGCTCCCCAGGCTGTGGGCCCACCACAACACAGGCCACTGCTCCACTCGGCCTCCGGCCCACACACTGGACTCGACACTGGAGCAACAGCTGCCACCGTCAAACTCACCAAGCTCCAAGAACTCCACGACAAAAAGCAAACTATGGACAAGATCCTGCAGGAGCTGCAttcactgagagaccagactcTCAACAATAACTCAAGTAAGAATATTGCTTATTAGAAAATTCTGTAACATCTCTTCCTGTGAATTGTTGTTGAGCATCATGTGGCTCCCTGCAGGTCGTGGCCTGTCGGCACAGTTCAGCCTGAGTATTGGAGGATCTTCAGATGGTGCAGCTGCTCTGTGCACTAATGGGGCCTCGGCTTCCACTTCCTTTCATCCTTCCCTCGCACAACACCAGGACAGCGCCAACTCCACAGACAAGCTCAGGTACGCTCAAAACTACTCCCAGCTCCTAGCAGTTTAATTGGAATGTTGTGTATTAGCAGCATTGTGTTGTAGATTGCCCTGTATAACACAGGGTGCAACAAAAACTACATTGTGTCCCCTGTTAATAGAGACATTGCTCGGGTATGCTTCACAAAATCTGAAATTGTTATACATTAATTTTATTCACATATTTTCTGTTCCAATTTCCATCCCCCCCCAACAGGAAGCTGAAGGAGGTCCACAAGCGTTTGAATGAGCTGCGGGAGTTAGTCCAGTACTACGAGCAGACCTCTGATATGATGGTGGATGCCGTCAACGAGAATGTgaaagaggatgatgaggaggaagatgaggaagatgaaacaGAGGACGGTTCTATATTTGAAGGCATGTTTGACTCTGAGCAGGAGAACCGCCAGCCTGTGACTAATATCAGGTgagtgtgtaaataaatgaattagttTAAATGTCAGAGTAGGAAAAAGTCACTATCAACAAACTTGGATTACAGCATGATTCCACTACCGGCATGTAACATAAGAGATGCTGCATGTGATCTTTAGAAACCCACAGCGCAGAGGGAACTGGACAGACCTGAACAGCCTGAGCAACGGGCGCAGTGTCCGGAGCAGTGGCACCAACAACCGGGACGGCCGACTCAACACTGAGTGTGAGATCAACAACCGGTCGGCAGCCAACCTCCGCAGCTTCAAACTTCCCTCAGCCATAGGTACTCACAGGGACACACTGACTACTTTCACAATCTGGcgtatgtataaatatacatttgagTGTTTGCATGAAAACAAACCCTGAATTTAACGTTTAAAGGGAGCTAGCATCACGTTTTTACATGACATGACTTTACAGACCAACAGAAACTCAATATTTCTGTTTCTTTACTCCTGTTTAGAGTGCCAGTACAACAGGGACACTCCTTATAACCAGGTGAACCACGAGGTCGAAGACGAGGAAAGTCTCGATCAAGACGCCGGGGCCCGGGCTGCGGCTCCGGACAGCGAAGCATCGGGGTCCAGTCGGAGGAGCAGCCTGGGGAACAATGGAGGATTTCCCCAGAAGGTCCATCGTCAGACGGCGAAGCAGAAACTCcggcagctgcaggagctggtcGCCATGGTTCAGGTGAGACTAATGTACTGCATCCTGTCCCTGTAGGGTTGTTATGGGTTTTCTAATTTGTCACAGAGTAAAATAAAGCATGGTTTTTAAAGTGGTAGTATAAAGTGTTGACTCTGAATATTCCTGACTTTGTTGACTCCTGTTTATCACATCAAACAGATGTTGCTTTCATGTTCAATAGAGGAAAAATAGATTTGCAAACCTGTacttaaagtgtgtgtttttgcctcCATCAGAGTGATGACACAGATGCTACAACAGCTAACGAGGATGAGGTTTTACACCAACAGCCGAATAACACCAGAGCTGCTGCAGCGAGACCACTGGGGTCTGGATCCAAACAGAATTCCAGAGACCTGACTCTCTCCAGCAAGGCCAGGTACAGATTATCAAAGATCTGAAAAAAGCCTGTTTGACACTTTTCCCAAAAGATTATTTTCAGTATATTCTGTTTATTTCttgtcattgtgtttttaaaagttggTTAATTCACATTGCATTTAAAACTACTCTGGCCGCAGGGAGAAGTTGTATGAGGAGAAGCTGCTTCAGCAGAAACACGAGTTGAAGCAGCTCCACGAGGAGCGTCAGAGACTCACTGAAATTCAAGGCAAGATCCACGACCTCCAGTGGGCTTGTCCCGACCTCCAggtatttcacacacacaggtttcctGTCATTCTCCATGAAAGTAAACTAGGGTTTCAGAATAGGTGGAACTGATATTAGACTTGAAACATGTTTCTGAATGGTCCACCTCATTTGAAGCAGTTTTATCAGACTCCACTGCAGGTTGtgaaataatcatgaaataaaatcaacacctCAGTTTGGACTTAATCTTTGGATTCATGGTACGATTATTGGATTGCAGTAGTTTTAGCTAAATTTACTTAATAATCTGGAAACTCTGTAAACCTGTTAAACCTGTGGGTTACATATTTGTTATTCATACTGTAAATATCCGTATTTTTCTAGTCATCAGTGTCCAGCACAGTGAGTCAGCAGGGTTTGCTGAAGAAGGTCCCAGTTGCAGTTTCCACTCCGGCCACTATCAAGACTTCTTCATCATCCGGACTGAAATCCAACTCGGGTGTCCTCAAACCCACTGCTCCTGAAGCAGCTACGTCTTCAGTCACTGACAATGAGGTAACACCCTCGACCACAACGAGTCAATGCTCAAAATGGGATCTGCACGTTCAGAATTCACTCCCTTTTGTTCTTGCCTCGCCAGCAGCTCTGGTCAGAGATGCGACGCCACCAGATCCTGAGGGAAGAACTTCGCCAGCGCAGGAAGCACTTAGAGTCCTTGATGGCTGAACACCAGAGACGTAGTGGCGTCGGGGATTCTCCTCGCCGGACCGACGACCAAGACAGCCTCGCTACGCCCTCGCTGACTGTCAGCAGGGATGAAAGGTATGAGGCATATTGTTCCAGTATtggtatttctttgtttttgtagaGCACTTCTCAATCATTTTATTTAACTGATAAAAGGGATTTGAACTTATCAGTCATCAACAAACGGCTAAATGTTTTACCATTTTGTTGACGTGTTTTTAGGACAATGGCAACCTGGGGTTCCTCTCCGTGTCCCCtcgatggtgatgatgatgacgacgaagatgatgatgatgaatatcACACAGAGATaggtgcagaggaggaagacgagcaggAAGCATGTGCAGACAGCACCTCTGATGACGACATTCACATCTACCTGTCGAGCAGGAACCAGGGCTCTTACAGTAACAGGAATAATCAAGGAAGGTGAGATACACTGGAGCCAGTATGAATGATGTATCTTTCTATAGGATGTATTTTAAAACCCCTTGCTCTTTTTTCTGTGTCTCCAGTAACCTAAAGCCTCCACCAGCTTTCTCAGGTGAGTGTGGTGGAAATCTCCATAACAAGACGAAggtcaagcagcagcagcagcagcagcagccgcagcctcAGCCGTCAAGGAGTTTGAACCAGTCGGCAAACCAACATGGAGGAACGCGGCGGCAGGAAAACCTCCGCTGGGCTTCAGAGCTGTCCTTCGCTGAAGGCTCGTCTCCCTGGCAGGATCAGATCAGCCAGCTGCAGAGACAACTGGATTTCAGCACCGGGATGTGTCAGACTCTCCTGCAGGACCAGCAGGTCGGTGCACTGAAcaagaacatacacacacagtcaatgaAGGGTTAATTGACATCTTCTTCTTAATTGGAAGTTTCAGtggattttctttctcttcgaaaataaaatgaaaaagtaattaaccttttgttttcttctcttcccaCAGACCCTGTCCTATATGTTGCAAACCATGCTGACGAGTCAGTACAACGCGTTACCGAACAACCTGCCGTCGCCACAGGTCCAACTGGTCATGCACCAGCTCAACCAGTGCTACACGCAGCTGGCTTGGCAGCAAAACAACATACAAAGGTGAAGGCAATAGCCGACATACACACACCACTTTATTCGTAACAAGTGGTACATCTTTTTCAATGTCACACCTCTCCTCCAGACTAAAGCAGGTCCTGAACGACCTCCTTtgccagcagcagcaacaacaacaacaacaacagcagcagcagcatcaacaacaacagcagcagccatcTTCTTCAACAGCAGGTTGGCAGACACAGAAGCAGAGCTCATCCCAGGAATCCAGCTCGGCTCCCTCGGCATCTCCTGGCGTCTTCCCCTTCTCCTCTGCCCTGCATCCTAATACCAACAACATGTCGACAGCTGCCATGTCCCTGTTCCCTCCCAGTATGGcacatttcaaattattttttgaCAGACCAGCCATATATGTTTTTTTGGTTTTGAAGTAGTGTAGAGTTCCAATAACCCTCTTAGCTACTCAAACCTACATTATAAGTCAGAGCATTTTAAAAGGTGCATTTGAAATTTGAGGtcatgaatatattttaaagtgACTCAGTCCAAATGTCCTGCTGTCGTGATTTAATAGCTTTTTTTGGATCATTAATGCACCAGCATGtctaataaagtttttttttcattcactctACAGGCTTCAACTTGTATCCACTGTTCCCTGCTCCCATGGCTGAGTTCCCTCAGGATGCAGCAGGTCACAATGCGTCCGAGCACCAGAAGCAGCAATTAGACCCCAACACTTCAACCAAAACAGAGTACATGAGTTTCCCTCCTCCGCTGCAGCGCTCTCCTCTTAACAAGACACCAGAAAGAGGGTATGTCCACGATACTTTGCCTtgacagacttttttttatttaatcatctAACATTGTGgtctgtgtatttatttgtctaCATGATCACCATCTTTTAGAGCTCCTGGCTGGCTCAACACCTCCTACGCCAACAACACCGTCCAAACTCACCCGTCTAAAAATATCCCCCAAGAGTCGCTGCCCTCCTCTCCCACTTTTGGGAACCTCCTCTCCAGACCTCAAGACTTTGACCAGGCATCACTGGAGAGCTTCTCCAGCATGCCCGATTCTTTTGACCCCACAACTGTAACAAAGACTTTCAAGGCTGGGCGAAAGGCCTCGGCACAAGCCAACCTGGCCTCCCGGAGCAAGACTCCCAACACCAAGAGTCGTCGCAGGTGGAACAAAGGCCACAAGAAGAACAGCGAAGGTAGGAAAAGGGAATTGAACTTATCCggaggggctgaatgtgagaatGTGAGTCACCGGGTGCAAGCTGAGTGAGTTTGGAGATTTCACCTCAAGAGACGATGTTTCTAACGCACAGCAGactcaaaactaaaaaaaaaaaactaatcgcAAACctcaaaaaatataattaaatatgagcTAAATATTAGCGGTGTCACCCTGATGATGGCCGGTGCAGGTGTCAATGAGCTCTCACTCGTggatttgtttaatttgtctttgtgctcCTCAGACAGTTACAGTGACAGCGTCAGCAGCACCGTGGACTTCATCCCGGAGAGGGCCCCCCCGACCCGTCCcaagaaccagaaccagagtcTGCTCGACAAGCTGACTCAAGAGAAACTAAACAGCAAGACAAAGCCTGGGAATAAAAGAAATGACCTCTCCTCTGGTATGGATAGAAATATCCCCAGTTAATGTTATTCACCACCACTCATTTGTCTGTCaaatttttctttaatatcCACATTTTGCTTATTTTAcatcaaaatgtgtgtgttttttgtttttaaatgtaattatttaattttgtcaTTCTACATCATTTTGATTTTCTTTGCTCATTTGTCACATGTTTATTTGAATTCTGGGTCAAATTGCTTTGTCACTTTTAATTTATCTTACTCACAGCCTATGCTTGGAGGACACCCTTCCTCTCTAACAGAATTGCATGCACAGAAGCACCAGGTAAAGTCACAGTGCAAACCCAAGCATTGTTCAATTCTGTGTCACCTAAACTTCACATGCATGCAAATCGAAAACTGCAGCTTCTAAGTGCGAGGACTGTTTTCAGCCATGGAGGAGATTCTGTAAATGACCGTGAATTCCTCTTGAACCCAGATGCGAGCAGCGACTTCTCTCTGTTCGAGGCTCTGAGGGAAACCATCTACTCGGAGGTGGCCACCTTGATTTCCCAGAATGAGTCCCGGCCCCACTTCCTCATCGAGCTCTTTcatgagctgcagctgctcaatACCGACTACTTACGGCAGAGGGCGCTCTACTCCCTCCAGGTGAGCGTAGACACATGCAtctgcctcctgctcctctctgtgcagAATCTAATCTGAATATATTAATACTGGGTTCTAATTATCTATTATAATATAATGTCCCAGCTGATTTTTTCCCTTGATTTGCCATTTAAGATAATTATTCATCAGATTCTAGGTCAGAAGAGTTTTTTTATGACAGAGTATTTTGCAGTGGTTACACAGACGATTTAGATTTCTCCTATTAGGGCTGCCATCATCATTTTAAGCCTCTGGTCATATTGGAAAGTCTGTGCTGTCTGTGCAGAACAGACCTTCAGGAGACAACAACCACAGACAATTAGGAGAATGGGTATTTTTTTGAATGGCCGACTGGGATTTAAGGACAAATGTAGAGTTAAGCTGGTGGCCATGAACTATTTTGGGTAACGTGTCTGAAACCATAGAGataaagaggaagtgagtgaatcaagaaaataaaacgCACTCATGTTCTAATGAACTGTTCTTTATAAATCAGATTAGATCTGTTTTCTTGGTAAATCTAATAATTCAGTGATACTATATTTAGCTTTGGCTGTAATGTAAGATGCTAGTTTGAAATTGAGGGAGATGTAGAGAATCCAAATCCTGCACAGGTGGTTCCGATAagattatcttttatttttaatattttttaattaatcctGTATTTTTGCTTGTGTGATATAATCTGACTTTGATATTAGAATCACATGGGATCTGACCCTGGCCTCAGATCTTTCATTGCTAACTCCAGTCCACGGTTAcaagcgtctctctctctctgtgtctgtctcaggaTATCGTGACTCGGCACCTGGCAGAGAAGAGTGCAGCTGAAGACCGGCTGCCCCCCCACGGTCCTGTGGTGTGGGCCCCAGGCTCCCACTCTGAGCAGATGCCAGAGAGTCTGGATACCAGTGATGCAGTAAGAGACGCGTCATCGCCTCCCAGCATGACAGTCCAACAtcatgtttcctcttttctcttattttcGGTTTAAGCTGAAGCCTGATCTGGAGTCTATTTGCAGTCActtacccttttttttttttaactttctatCCTACATCCTTCTTTCTACATTAACATCTTtgatcagtctctctctcagacatttCACCTTCCATCTGTCTCTGCCCCGTCTCATGTCGTCCGTCCacgtctctctctgttctctgatTTTAATTTTCCCTCGCCCCGTCTTCATTGTCTTTGATTTCAACTTGACAGCGAAGCTTCAGACGCCGGTCTGTAGAGAAAATGACCCTCATCTCTCCATGTCTCTGTTTCCCTGATCAGACATGAATCCTTTGTTCTGGGCCAAGGTCCCCAGAGTTGTGCTAATTGGAAGCCAGGCCTTTTTCCAGTCTAAATGATGCCTTTGTTCAGGAGTCACGGATGAAACGTCTCATTCTCCATATTTGTAGAACAGCAGGAACGGCTACCGTGGCTGCTGTTTATCATTAACACTGTGAATTCTTAGGTTGCTGATTATTGAGTGGATCTGTGAATCATCCATCGTCTTATATTGAAAACAACCTCAGAACAGAACGCTTGTGttttgcaggaggtggtggagaagaaTGTGAACACACAGAACAGGATGAAGAAGCGGGATGATGGAGAGTCGGTGGACGACGCCAGCACCATGTCCACCTCCTCCAACCTGGAGCCATTCGCCAGTGACGACCTGGGTATGGCTCAGCATGTGTGAAGCTTCTGATTTTGGAAAGCAAAGGTTCAAAGCTGAGGAGTCTGTCACTGTCCACATCTCCGTGTTGAGCTGATTTGCTTTGCCTATTGCCTTTTGACTGAGGTTCCCCCTTCCCAGTTATTCCAGCAGAGCTTCTCTGGGTGTAGAATCCGTTTTTACACACAGGATTAAGTCTACTATATATCAGTATCATATTAACAAGCAAGGCCTGGGATACTGTGTTTGATCCTCTAGTGTCAGCCTGGTTGTTCTGCCGGTGCATTAATATCCATCactgtcttctctctcctcttgctgCATTGATTTTTGAAATATTCATATCCCACTTCTgtttctccctgctctcctccctctccacgcTGCTCCGATAGGCAACACGGTGATTCATTTAGACAAAGCTCTGGCCAGGATTAGGGAGTATGAGCGCATGAAGCTAAATGCTGAATTTAACCCCGGCGCTGCAGGTGCAGGTGGCTCTGAAGTCTCACACGCTGAACATCCCTCTGCTAACCCTGCTCGACCCGCGGAAGGtacccgacccccccccccccccccccccccgcccgcctgCAACATGTGCAAAGAACTATAGCAGCTGTAGAACACTGTGCTCTTTTATTAAGCTGATTTTTAACATCCTTGGTTAACggtgacattttgtgtgtgagcaggagcagcagctggagacatGCGCTGTCCCCAGATCGACACGCAGCAGCTGGATCGTCAGATTAAAGCCATCATGGCAGAAGTCATTCCCTTCCTGAAGGTAGAGTCGCCCACACAGGCAGCTACTGGAGAGACTCTGAATCTCTTATACTTGACTAATAAAATACAAGCTATGGGCTTGATATTCTAATTCAGTTAAATGTACCACGTAACACTTTAACAAACATTTACTCGTTTACCGgacgagctgctgctgtaacacatccaccaaactctgtctctattcatatttaaaaatgttcctggctgaatattggagataaacttgATTGAAGACGATCAGTCAGTTCCtcacttctcacaggagatcgtaCCCACTCACCAAAGTCACAGAAAGCAAGAACGTTCAGGATGAGGCGTGgcaatgaaagaggaaacattcaTACTATTCCCTGTGAGGCAATCATTAAACTCattttgaagctgctattttatCGTAGAAAAGTTTCACATTGTTGCTTCATGGCTCGGATTAAACGTTACATAGATATTAAAATATGATCTTATATCAATAATTGGTTTATACTGTGAAAGTGAACTGTTGTTATATTGTTGTCTTTTCCCAGGAGAACATGGACGAGGTGTGctccctgcagctgctgacGTCCGTGCGGCGCATGGTCCTCGCTCTCACGCAGCAGAACGACGAGAGCAAGGAGTTCGTTCGCTTCTTCCACAGACAGCTGGGAGGAATCCTGCAGGTACCACCACCGTCACATTCCTCAAAACCCCCCCTGTGACGTGCGTGTGAAGGACGTCTTCCTGACAGTTCTTGTATTTTGTTCCCGGCACCAGGACTCTCTCAGTAAGTTCGCGGGCCGCACTCTGAAGGACTGTGGAGAGGACCTCCTGGTGGAGATCTCTGAGATCCTCTTCAACGAACTGGCTTTCTTCAGGCTCATGCAGGATCTGGACAACGGCAGCTTCGTGGCCTCGGCCGCCAaacagaagaacaagaagaggaCGGAGCAGCCGAGTAAAGAGAAGCTGCGTCTCAAGGTCAGTTGTTTGTTTCGTCTGTTTCTACTCAGCACTTTAATAATGTGATTCAAACTTGCACCGAACAAATTCTGAATGAAACTAATTGGAATCTTGTTAAATTATTTCCTGAATCAGGAAAATACAGCAGCTGGTGGCGATAAATCAGTTTCTCCTGTCTACTCAGATGAAGACAAGGTGAGTCTCTTTAATTCTGACATTATCAGTAACAGTTGATGCTTCAGTGAACTGTGTTAACATaatctctccttt
This is a stretch of genomic DNA from Pleuronectes platessa chromosome 3, fPlePla1.1, whole genome shotgun sequence. It encodes these proteins:
- the pcm1 gene encoding pericentriolar material 1 protein isoform X1, translating into MATGGAPFDDSSEELHNWTVTNGSLEDRLNNMDWGVQQKKANRASEKNKKKLSATVVESRLTNDISPESTPGAGRRRARTPHSFPHIKYTTQMSVPDQAELDKLRQRINFTDLDERSIGSDSQGRVTAANNQRQLAGEHKKSYNFLPLHVNTNRSKELLPPSSSAPATPAITKEAKKQSPGLRETLTPVIPTKETPRLSLGGGAERGPFVHRAYGRGDPQVDSSQVVSKLIQIREYISKASSMRDDLVEKNDVPANVERLSHLIDHLKEQEKSYLRFLQKMLARENEEDDVGTLDSAVGSGSLVESTSLNIEVRSSDASNAMGGRSEVVRADQKEELENLRKQHELLKKMLEQQEQLRALQGRQEALMAMQHSAEQAMAVIEDTVVTETTGSVSGLSITSELNDELNDLIQRFHNQLHDSQTKAVPDNRRQAQSLSLSRELCWSRAPQAVGPPQHRPLLHSASGPHTGLDTGATAATVKLTKLQELHDKKQTMDKILQELHSLRDQTLNNNSSRGLSAQFSLSIGGSSDGAAALCTNGASASTSFHPSLAQHQDSANSTDKLRKLKEVHKRLNELRELVQYYEQTSDMMVDAVNENVKEDDEEEDEEDETEDGSIFEGMFDSEQENRQPVTNIRNPQRRGNWTDLNSLSNGRSVRSSGTNNRDGRLNTECEINNRSAANLRSFKLPSAIECQYNRDTPYNQVNHEVEDEESLDQDAGARAAAPDSEASGSSRRSSLGNNGGFPQKVHRQTAKQKLRQLQELVAMVQSDDTDATTANEDEVLHQQPNNTRAAAARPLGSGSKQNSRDLTLSSKAREKLYEEKLLQQKHELKQLHEERQRLTEIQGKIHDLQWACPDLQSSVSSTVSQQGLLKKVPVAVSTPATIKTSSSSGLKSNSGVLKPTAPEAATSSVTDNEQLWSEMRRHQILREELRQRRKHLESLMAEHQRRSGVGDSPRRTDDQDSLATPSLTVSRDERTMATWGSSPCPLDGDDDDDEDDDDEYHTEIGAEEEDEQEACADSTSDDDIHIYLSSRNQGSYSNRNNQGSNLKPPPAFSGECGGNLHNKTKVKQQQQQQQPQPQPSRSLNQSANQHGGTRRQENLRWASELSFAEGSSPWQDQISQLQRQLDFSTGMCQTLLQDQQTLSYMLQTMLTSQYNALPNNLPSPQVQLVMHQLNQCYTQLAWQQNNIQRLKQVLNDLLCQQQQQQQQQQQQQHQQQQQQPSSSTAGWQTQKQSSSQESSSAPSASPGVFPFSSALHPNTNNMSTAAMSLFPPSFNLYPLFPAPMAEFPQDAAGHNASEHQKQQLDPNTSTKTEYMSFPPPLQRSPLNKTPERGAPGWLNTSYANNTVQTHPSKNIPQESLPSSPTFGNLLSRPQDFDQASLESFSSMPDSFDPTTVTKTFKAGRKASAQANLASRSKTPNTKSRRRWNKGHKKNSEDSYSDSVSSTVDFIPERAPPTRPKNQNQSLLDKLTQEKLNSKTKPGNKRNDLSSAYAWRTPFLSNRIACTEAPDASSDFSLFEALRETIYSEVATLISQNESRPHFLIELFHELQLLNTDYLRQRALYSLQDIVTRHLAEKSAAEDRLPPHGPVVWAPGSHSEQMPESLDTSDAEVVEKNVNTQNRMKKRDDGESVDDASTMSTSSNLEPFASDDLGNTVIHLDKALARIREYERMKLNAEFNPGAAGAGGSEVSHAEHPSANPARPAEGAAAGDMRCPQIDTQQLDRQIKAIMAEVIPFLKENMDEVCSLQLLTSVRRMVLALTQQNDESKEFVRFFHRQLGGILQDSLSKFAGRTLKDCGEDLLVEISEILFNELAFFRLMQDLDNGSFVASAAKQKNKKRTEQPSKEKLRLKENTAAGGDKSVSPVYSDEDKDQDEAEQERHSTRQEFYLQTEMKNNRSSEASEAEEEDEGAGQGILLSISLSKAETQALTNYGSGEDENEEEEMEEFEAGPVDVQTSLQASADGQVEQEGTTAGETREMKPGQWSSANDEEVNEMVENMNCTVDECSTAECQSPEEEEEEEEVEEAAAASEENTTLCDDVPKKASTTSSPDSDSPVMINVDEVGSGNTSQRSDEEDFVKLDDLPLQLSVMCEEELQKRIVEEQQNNNLSVEILGGNTESLTVLVGNAEALKKPDTVDAESL